The following are encoded together in the Pseudanabaena sp. FACHB-2040 genome:
- a CDS encoding isochorismate synthase, which yields MPVVPYRSDCLLYGNAIYTFLTDCYQLAIQDNQPKIASLSFDLPLLDPLTVLAQVSDSEERHFYLENPGQRRATVAFGTTLAHTSEGKNRFRQAQQFVETWTRQTVLQKFQTTAPPSPRFFCNFTFFPQHHSAEPPFPAASVFLPSWQVTRHHQTCQLTANLLITPDALLDELTQRVLRQIDQLEQLANSSSSYGYRNAAAPGPILQTGTVAFKQAVSHALTQIAQNRLSKIVLAHAVDIAAPHAFHLSHSLHRLRQNHPDCHTFSVSNGRGATFIGASPERLLSTRHHTLITDALAGSAPRGRTEVEDRVLAENLLANPKERDEHQFVVEFLTHQLLSLGLRPSYRAVPELLRLANIQHLHTPIRAMLPTHASPLRLVEALHPTPAVAGVPTEAACQEIWHHEAFDRSLYAAPLGWVDDRGNSEFIVGIRSALIQENRARLYAGAGIVVGSDPERELAEIQLKLRALGEALG from the coding sequence ATGCCAGTAGTTCCCTACCGCTCTGACTGCCTGCTCTACGGCAATGCGATTTATACCTTTCTAACAGACTGTTACCAGCTTGCCATTCAAGACAACCAGCCCAAAATTGCTAGCCTAAGTTTTGACCTGCCCCTGCTAGATCCGCTGACGGTGCTGGCCCAGGTCTCCGATTCTGAGGAGCGGCACTTTTACCTGGAAAATCCTGGACAGCGAAGAGCAACCGTTGCCTTTGGCACCACCCTAGCCCATACCTCTGAAGGCAAAAATAGGTTTCGGCAAGCCCAGCAGTTTGTAGAAACCTGGACCCGTCAAACCGTTCTACAAAAGTTTCAAACGACCGCTCCACCGAGTCCTCGTTTTTTTTGCAATTTCACCTTCTTTCCCCAACACCACAGTGCAGAGCCTCCTTTCCCGGCTGCGAGCGTATTTTTGCCCAGTTGGCAGGTAACCCGTCACCACCAGACCTGCCAACTGACTGCGAATCTACTGATCACGCCCGACGCCCTGCTAGACGAGTTGACCCAGCGCGTACTGCGGCAGATTGACCAGCTTGAGCAATTAGCAAACAGCAGCAGCAGCTACGGGTATCGCAACGCAGCGGCACCAGGCCCAATTCTGCAAACTGGTACGGTCGCTTTTAAGCAAGCTGTCAGCCATGCCCTGACCCAAATTGCCCAAAACCGCCTGAGCAAAATTGTGTTGGCCCACGCAGTTGATATTGCTGCGCCCCATGCCTTTCACCTGAGCCATTCCCTGCATCGACTGCGGCAAAATCATCCCGACTGCCATACCTTCTCCGTCAGCAACGGTCGGGGCGCAACCTTTATCGGGGCCAGCCCAGAGCGACTGCTCAGCACTCGCCACCACACGCTGATTACCGATGCGCTGGCCGGATCTGCCCCTCGCGGTCGTACTGAGGTTGAAGACCGGGTGCTAGCAGAAAACCTGCTGGCTAACCCTAAAGAGCGAGACGAGCACCAGTTTGTGGTCGAGTTTCTTACCCATCAACTCCTGTCTTTAGGCCTGCGCCCCAGCTATCGGGCAGTTCCCGAACTGCTGCGGCTAGCCAACATTCAGCACCTGCATACGCCCATCCGGGCCATGCTGCCCACCCACGCTAGCCCTCTGCGACTAGTCGAAGCCCTCCACCCCACGCCTGCTGTCGCTGGAGTTCCTACTGAAGCCGCCTGTCAAGAAATTTGGCATCACGAAGCCTTTGACCGCTCCCTGTATGCGGCTCCTTTGGGCTGGGTAGATGACCGAGGCAACAGCGAATTTATTGTTGGCATTCGCTCCGCCCTGATTCAGGAAAACCGAGCCCGGCTGTATGCGGGGGCAGGCATTGTGGTGGGTTCTGACCCAGAGCGCGAGCTGGCGGAAATTCAGCTGAAGCTGCGGGCGTTGGGGGAGGCGTTGGGGTGA
- a CDS encoding calcium-binding protein: MAIYSGTNSNDELKYPTKGTTGSDTYYGLAGDDVIDGGPGSDTMYGGMGNDTYYVDSTTDRVIEILDQGIDTVISSVNFTLGNNVENLTLSGSAYTGVGNSLSNTIRGNNLGNNLYGYDGSDYLYGFDGNDTIDGGNGHDFLFGGNGDDYLFGGDGYGNDYLIGDAGNDTLNGGNGDDNLYGLVGNDYLYGGIGNDTMYGGTGNDTYHVDSAADRVIESFDQGTDTVNSVVSFTLGDNVENLMLLGSARTGVGNGLNNTIYGNNFANLLYGGGGNDYLYGSSGDDELFGDSGDDALRGGADKDILRGGIGNDTLIGDAGDDLLIGDAGNDTLIGGDGNDKLFGGMGADTLLGAIGADIFGLNYDSDEVDIIRDFNSAQGDKIEVPAFIIGKGSTRQSWFSYDGTTGDLFYDPDGADPAAAVKFATLANKPSSFNTNLDIVLV, translated from the coding sequence ATGGCCATCTACTCAGGTACCAACAGTAACGACGAGTTGAAGTATCCCACTAAGGGAACGACAGGCAGCGATACCTATTACGGCCTAGCAGGCGATGACGTTATTGATGGCGGCCCAGGCAGTGACACTATGTACGGGGGAATGGGCAACGATACTTACTATGTAGATTCCACCACTGACCGAGTTATTGAGATTCTTGATCAAGGCATAGATACCGTCATCAGTTCTGTTAATTTCACCCTTGGGAACAACGTTGAAAATCTGACGCTATCTGGCAGTGCTTATACCGGCGTTGGCAACAGCCTCAGTAACACCATTCGCGGTAATAACCTCGGAAACAACCTATACGGCTATGATGGCAGCGACTATCTCTATGGCTTCGATGGTAATGACACCATTGATGGGGGGAATGGTCATGATTTTCTCTTTGGCGGCAATGGCGATGACTACCTCTTTGGTGGAGACGGCTATGGCAATGATTACCTCATTGGCGATGCTGGCAATGACACTTTGAATGGTGGGAATGGCGATGACAACTTATATGGCCTTGTTGGCAATGACTATCTTTATGGTGGTATTGGCAATGACACCATGTACGGCGGTACCGGCAATGACACTTACCACGTAGACTCTGCAGCCGACCGTGTTATTGAGTCTTTTGACCAAGGCACAGATACCGTAAATAGTGTTGTTAGTTTCACGCTGGGAGACAACGTTGAAAACCTGATGCTACTTGGCAGTGCTCGCACTGGCGTCGGCAACGGTCTCAACAATACTATCTACGGTAACAACTTCGCTAACCTCCTCTATGGCGGTGGTGGCAACGACTACCTCTATGGCAGCAGTGGTGATGACGAACTTTTTGGAGATAGTGGTGATGATGCCCTCAGGGGTGGCGCTGACAAAGATATTCTTCGAGGCGGCATTGGCAACGATACCCTCATCGGCGACGCTGGCGATGACCTCCTTATTGGCGATGCTGGTAATGACACCCTCATTGGTGGTGATGGCAATGACAAGCTCTTTGGTGGTATGGGCGCTGACACGCTTCTGGGGGCGATAGGCGCAGATATCTTTGGCCTCAATTATGATTCTGATGAAGTTGACATCATCAGAGATTTCAATTCAGCGCAAGGCGACAAGATTGAAGTTCCAGCATTCATCATTGGTAAGGGCTCTACGCGGCAGAGCTGGTTCAGCTACGATGGAACTACCGGTGACTTGTTCTACGATCCGGATGGTGCTGATCCAGCAGCAGCGGTTAAATTTGCCACCCTTGCTAATAAGCCCTCTTCGTTTAACACAAACCTTGATATCGTTCTTGTCTAG
- a CDS encoding M20 family metallopeptidase, producing the protein MLSQIQTIAAEITPRLIEIRRHLHSHPELSGQEYKTAAYVAGVMSSSGLHVQELVGKTGVVAELEGNGTLPLLAVRSDMDGLPIVERADLEFVSTQRGIMHACGHDVHTTVGLGAAMVLARLESKALGRTRFLFQPAEETAQGARWMIEDGVMQDVAAILSLHVYPSIRAGTVGIRYGALTAAADDLEIVIIGESGHGARPHEAIDAIWIASQVITTLQQSISRTQNPLHPVVLTIGQISGGRAANVIADRVALQGTVRSLHPDTRSRLPQWIEKIVAGVCEPYGAKYEINYRRGVPSVLNDPGLTQITEVCAEEAFGRERVELIYEPSLGAEDFSLYLEHAPGTMFRLGVGFADRPTNYPLHHPKFEVDESAIATGVVTMAYAAYRYWEAVTSL; encoded by the coding sequence ATGCTGAGCCAAATTCAAACCATTGCGGCAGAAATTACGCCACGTCTGATCGAAATTCGCCGCCATCTACACAGTCATCCTGAGCTGAGCGGCCAGGAATATAAAACGGCAGCTTATGTTGCCGGGGTAATGTCGTCGTCTGGCCTACATGTTCAGGAGCTAGTCGGCAAAACGGGCGTAGTCGCTGAGCTCGAGGGCAATGGCACCCTGCCGCTGCTGGCAGTCCGGTCTGATATGGACGGGCTGCCCATCGTGGAGCGCGCCGATCTGGAGTTTGTCTCTACTCAGCGGGGGATCATGCACGCCTGCGGTCACGATGTTCATACGACCGTGGGTCTAGGGGCTGCGATGGTGCTAGCCCGACTAGAGAGCAAGGCCTTAGGCAGAACTCGCTTTCTGTTTCAACCCGCTGAGGAAACCGCTCAGGGAGCCCGCTGGATGATCGAAGACGGGGTAATGCAGGATGTGGCAGCCATCCTTAGCCTGCATGTCTACCCAAGCATTCGAGCCGGTACTGTGGGCATTCGCTACGGGGCCTTAACGGCAGCAGCAGACGATCTAGAAATCGTGATTATTGGCGAGTCAGGCCACGGGGCCCGGCCCCACGAAGCGATAGATGCGATCTGGATCGCTTCTCAAGTAATTACCACCCTACAGCAGTCAATCAGCCGCACCCAGAACCCGCTACATCCAGTCGTGCTGACCATTGGCCAAATTAGCGGCGGCCGGGCTGCTAACGTCATTGCTGATCGAGTAGCGTTGCAGGGCACGGTGCGATCGCTCCATCCCGATACCCGCAGTCGCCTGCCCCAGTGGATTGAGAAAATCGTGGCGGGGGTTTGTGAGCCCTATGGAGCCAAGTACGAGATCAACTATCGGCGCGGAGTGCCCTCGGTGCTCAATGATCCGGGGCTAACTCAAATTACGGAAGTCTGTGCTGAAGAAGCCTTTGGCCGAGAGCGGGTAGAGCTGATCTACGAACCATCTCTAGGGGCAGAAGACTTTTCCCTATACCTGGAGCATGCACCGGGGACTATGTTCCGGCTAGGGGTAGGATTTGCCGACCGACCTACCAACTATCCACTGCATCACCCCAAATTTGAGGTCGACGAATCAGCTATTGCCACAGGCGTTGTGACGATGGCCTATGCTGCCTACCGCTATTGGGAAGCTGTCACCAGCCTGTAA
- a CDS encoding single-stranded DNA-binding protein — MTQSKDPTQLTDLLQQLKLAMTAIAANNPPNWKRTLADYLKPDWPQAIGAIPTRKDRHGPTVLWWMGHYYTRRSGENKKFGAAIWFSRSAGADAEGNARYIRLITFSDAPMPDAEDLPDYVVSALKKATTEQRQ, encoded by the coding sequence ATGACACAGTCTAAAGACCCCACCCAGCTCACAGACCTACTGCAGCAGCTCAAGTTAGCCATGACTGCGATCGCAGCCAACAACCCACCCAACTGGAAACGTACCCTAGCCGACTACCTCAAGCCCGACTGGCCCCAAGCTATCGGCGCAATCCCCACCCGCAAAGATAGACACGGCCCCACCGTGCTCTGGTGGATGGGGCACTATTACACGCGCCGCAGCGGGGAAAACAAGAAGTTTGGAGCCGCCATCTGGTTCAGCCGATCAGCCGGAGCAGACGCCGAGGGCAACGCCCGATACATCAGGCTCATCACCTTTTCCGACGCGCCCATGCCCGATGCCGAGGACTTGCCCGACTACGTTGTGTCTGCACTCAAAAAAGCGACAACAGAGCAACGACAATAG
- a CDS encoding gamma-glutamylcyclotransferase family protein, whose amino-acid sequence MTNAVLLSEDTYHIFVYGTLKPGERYYELMCAPYVLEKRVAIAPGRLYDLPLGYPAMTLEEGWVTGMRLSFVDWAVLTRLDEFEDYYPNRPLEESEYQRVERTIFTPDQAPLGKAWVYVMQPLRVQSVGGVWLPNGCWSGSLLP is encoded by the coding sequence TTGACTAATGCTGTCCTACTGTCTGAAGACACCTATCACATCTTTGTCTACGGCACGCTCAAGCCAGGGGAGCGTTACTACGAACTGATGTGTGCCCCCTATGTCTTGGAGAAAAGGGTTGCGATCGCACCCGGTCGTCTCTATGACTTGCCTCTAGGCTACCCGGCTATGACCTTAGAGGAAGGGTGGGTTACAGGCATGCGGCTGAGCTTTGTCGACTGGGCAGTACTGACCCGGCTAGACGAGTTTGAGGACTATTACCCCAACCGCCCCTTGGAGGAGAGTGAGTACCAGCGAGTAGAGCGAACTATTTTCACACCTGATCAGGCCCCCTTGGGCAAGGCTTGGGTGTATGTCATGCAGCCCCTACGAGTGCAAAGCGTTGGGGGAGTTTGGCTGCCAAATGGGTGTTGGAGCGGCAGTCTTCTACCTTAA
- the menD gene encoding 2-succinyl-5-enolpyruvyl-6-hydroxy-3-cyclohexene-1-carboxylic-acid synthase, whose translation MKLDFCNTNTLWASVLVETLVRLGLETAVVSPGSRSTPLTVALALHPGVEAVPVLDERSAAFFGLGVAKRTGKPVVLVCTSGTAGANYYPAVIEARESRVPLLLLTADRPPELRDCASGQTIDQQKLFGNFSNGYAELAIPAADLGLLRYLRQTLVQAWRQTLLPVAGPVHLNCPFRDPLAPLEDGSTAAIKEWVDDSFFTGVQFFPLPRTGQGTVPSESPPTDERNTLHPPIPPSPSLSSQGLIIAGPAQPLDAEAYCDAIANLSYHLQWPVLAEGLSPLRNHAAFNPHLITTYDAILRQPDLAAQLVPDQVIQIGPLPTSKTLRQWLEQVDPLRWVVDDGYRNLDPLHGKTVPLASLIELPESIEAATDGNYLKTWLELDFKVRQRLDQTFEKTTDLVESKVAWLLPRTLPAETPLVIANSMPVRDIEWFWSLNDRGIQPYFNRGANGIDGTLSTALGIAHGNQPTVLLTGDLALLHDTNGFLSCPRLRGHLTIVLINNSGGGIFEMLPISKFDPPFEDFFATPQTVNVAKLCAAYSADYERVDDWQTFSQRLGSLPQAGVRVLEVRCDRKTDAPFRQTLLNTLAKFP comes from the coding sequence ATGAAGCTTGATTTTTGCAACACCAATACGCTCTGGGCTTCTGTCTTGGTAGAAACTCTGGTGCGGCTGGGTTTGGAGACGGCGGTGGTTTCGCCGGGGTCGCGGTCCACGCCGCTGACGGTGGCGCTGGCGCTGCATCCTGGCGTTGAGGCGGTGCCGGTGTTGGATGAGCGATCGGCGGCGTTCTTTGGGCTGGGGGTGGCTAAGCGTACGGGCAAGCCGGTAGTCCTGGTCTGTACGTCGGGCACGGCAGGGGCAAACTACTATCCGGCGGTAATCGAAGCTAGAGAGAGCCGAGTACCGCTCCTGCTGTTGACGGCAGATCGACCACCGGAGCTGCGCGACTGCGCCTCGGGGCAAACGATTGACCAGCAAAAGCTGTTCGGTAATTTTTCAAACGGGTATGCCGAATTGGCAATTCCGGCTGCGGATTTGGGTTTGCTGCGGTATCTGCGGCAAACCCTGGTGCAGGCGTGGCGACAGACGCTACTGCCCGTGGCGGGGCCAGTCCACCTGAACTGCCCGTTTCGCGATCCGCTGGCTCCCTTAGAAGACGGTTCGACAGCAGCGATTAAGGAATGGGTAGACGATTCATTTTTTACCGGAGTACAGTTTTTTCCTCTACCTAGAACGGGACAAGGCACTGTACCTAGTGAGTCCCCCCCTACAGACGAAAGAAATACCCTCCATCCCCCCATCCCCCCATCTCCTTCCCTTTCCTCCCAAGGGCTCATCATCGCCGGGCCCGCCCAGCCCCTAGACGCAGAGGCTTATTGTGATGCGATCGCAAACCTCTCCTATCACCTCCAGTGGCCCGTCCTAGCAGAAGGACTTTCCCCTCTGCGTAACCATGCCGCTTTCAACCCGCACTTAATTACAACCTACGACGCGATTTTGCGACAGCCTGATTTGGCGGCCCAGCTAGTGCCCGATCAGGTGATTCAGATCGGCCCGCTGCCCACCAGCAAAACCCTACGGCAGTGGCTAGAGCAGGTCGATCCGCTGCGTTGGGTAGTGGACGATGGGTATCGCAACCTCGACCCGCTCCATGGCAAAACGGTGCCGCTTGCTAGCCTGATTGAGCTGCCAGAGTCTATCGAAGCAGCAACCGATGGGAACTACCTCAAGACCTGGCTAGAACTGGACTTCAAAGTGCGACAGCGCTTAGACCAGACCTTTGAGAAAACGACAGATTTAGTCGAGAGCAAGGTTGCTTGGCTGCTGCCCCGCACGCTGCCAGCAGAGACGCCTCTGGTTATTGCCAACAGTATGCCGGTGCGGGACATAGAGTGGTTCTGGAGCCTCAACGACCGGGGGATTCAGCCCTACTTCAACCGAGGCGCAAACGGCATTGATGGCACTCTGTCCACGGCTCTGGGAATTGCCCACGGCAATCAGCCTACGGTACTGTTGACCGGCGATCTGGCCCTCCTGCACGACACCAATGGCTTTCTCTCCTGTCCCCGTCTGCGAGGACACCTGACCATCGTGCTGATTAACAACAGCGGTGGCGGTATCTTTGAAATGCTGCCAATTTCTAAGTTTGATCCGCCTTTCGAAGACTTCTTTGCTACGCCCCAAACCGTTAATGTGGCAAAGCTCTGCGCTGCTTACAGCGCTGATTACGAACGGGTGGATGATTGGCAAACCTTTTCTCAGCGGTTAGGGAGCTTGCCCCAGGCCGGAGTGCGGGTGCTAGAGGTGAGGTGCGATCGCAAGACCGATGCCCCCTTCCGTCAAACCCTGCTCAACACCCTGGCAAAATTTCCCTAA
- the leuS gene encoding leucine--tRNA ligase, with protein MESRYNPAEIEAKWQKTWAEQGVDRAVEDPGKPKFYALSMFPYPSGNLHMGHVRNYTITDVIGRVRRMQGYRVLHPMGWDAFGLPAENAAIDRGIHPAKWTYQNIAQMKEQLKQLGLAYDWGREVATCSPDYYKWTQWIFVQFLQMGLAYQKEAAVNWDPIDQTVLANEQVDSEGRSWRSGAMVERKLLRQWFLKITHYAEELLNDLDKLPGWPERVKLMQENWIGKSTGAQVVFTTEAGDELPIFTTRPDTLWGATFMVLSPEHPLVEKLTTPTQAAAIQAYQKEAAGKSDIDRTAEDKEKTGVWTGSYAINPVNGENIPIWIADYVLMGYGTGAIMAVPAHDQRDFAFARKFNLPVKVVVQPEGEALDGDTMTAAWPGEGHMVNSGPLDGTPAGKSEGQSVGVAIAWLEAQGKGKGEANYRLRDWLISRQRYWGVPIPVIHCPSCGAVPVPDDQLPVLLPEDVEFSGRGGSPLARLEHWVNVPCPSCGEAAKRETDTMDTFIDSSWYFLRYADACNEGQVFDPVKVNDWLPVDQYVGGIEHAILHLLYSRFVTKGLRDRGLLNFDEPFNRLLTQGMVQNTAYKNPKTGKYVASADVADPQNPVDPATGDPLEVFYEKMSKSKYNGVDPKDVLAKYGADTARMFILFKAPPEKDLEWDDADVEGQFRFLNRVWRSVTEFIGAGSANAQAPVPLPEGLSKAEKDLRRAIHIAIKEVTEDVEGEYQFNTAVSELMKLNNALSDASCKDSPVYAEGIETLVKLLAPFAPHAADELWQQMGQAGSVHQQPWPQADPNALIADEITLVIQIMGKTRGTIEVPADSDKAALEQYARESEVAKRHIEGKEIKKVIVVPGKLVNFVVAG; from the coding sequence GTGGAGTCCAGATACAATCCCGCAGAAATTGAGGCAAAGTGGCAAAAAACCTGGGCTGAGCAAGGCGTTGACCGGGCGGTTGAAGACCCTGGTAAACCCAAGTTCTATGCGCTGTCCATGTTTCCCTACCCCTCGGGCAATCTGCACATGGGCCACGTCCGCAACTACACCATCACCGACGTGATTGGTCGGGTGCGGCGTATGCAGGGCTATCGAGTGCTGCACCCTATGGGCTGGGATGCCTTTGGATTGCCTGCTGAAAATGCGGCCATTGATCGGGGAATTCACCCGGCCAAATGGACCTACCAAAACATTGCCCAAATGAAGGAGCAGTTGAAACAGCTCGGTCTAGCCTATGACTGGGGCCGAGAAGTGGCCACCTGCTCCCCCGACTATTACAAGTGGACGCAGTGGATCTTTGTCCAGTTTTTGCAGATGGGGCTGGCCTACCAAAAGGAAGCTGCTGTCAACTGGGACCCCATCGACCAAACGGTGCTAGCCAACGAGCAGGTAGACAGCGAAGGTCGCTCTTGGCGCTCAGGTGCGATGGTTGAGCGCAAGCTGCTGCGCCAGTGGTTCCTCAAGATCACCCACTACGCCGAAGAACTGCTGAATGATCTCGACAAGCTGCCCGGCTGGCCCGAGCGGGTAAAGCTGATGCAGGAAAACTGGATCGGCAAATCGACGGGGGCTCAGGTAGTTTTCACAACTGAAGCTGGCGATGAACTGCCCATCTTTACTACTCGCCCCGATACGCTCTGGGGTGCGACCTTTATGGTGCTTTCGCCAGAGCATCCCCTGGTAGAAAAGCTGACGACGCCCACTCAGGCAGCGGCGATTCAGGCGTATCAAAAAGAAGCGGCAGGCAAGAGCGACATCGACCGCACTGCTGAGGACAAAGAAAAAACGGGCGTCTGGACAGGCAGCTATGCTATTAACCCAGTCAACGGTGAGAACATCCCCATCTGGATCGCTGACTACGTGCTGATGGGCTATGGCACCGGAGCAATCATGGCAGTGCCAGCCCATGACCAGCGGGACTTTGCCTTTGCCCGCAAGTTTAACCTGCCAGTTAAGGTGGTCGTGCAGCCTGAAGGGGAAGCCCTTGATGGCGACACGATGACCGCAGCCTGGCCTGGTGAAGGTCACATGGTTAACTCTGGCCCGCTAGATGGTACGCCTGCTGGCAAGAGTGAGGGGCAGAGCGTGGGGGTTGCGATCGCATGGCTCGAAGCCCAAGGCAAAGGCAAAGGCGAAGCCAACTACCGCTTGCGCGACTGGCTGATCTCTCGTCAGCGCTACTGGGGCGTGCCCATCCCCGTCATTCACTGCCCCTCCTGTGGAGCGGTGCCCGTCCCCGACGATCAACTCCCCGTGCTGCTGCCCGAGGATGTCGAGTTTTCTGGACGAGGCGGCTCCCCCTTGGCCCGATTGGAGCACTGGGTCAACGTGCCTTGCCCCAGCTGCGGCGAAGCGGCAAAGCGAGAAACCGATACGATGGACACCTTCATCGACTCGTCCTGGTACTTCTTGCGCTATGCCGATGCCTGCAATGAAGGCCAAGTATTTGACCCCGTTAAAGTGAACGACTGGCTGCCTGTCGACCAGTATGTCGGCGGCATTGAGCACGCTATTTTGCACTTGCTTTACTCTCGCTTTGTCACCAAGGGGTTGCGCGATCGCGGACTGCTCAACTTTGATGAGCCCTTTAACCGCCTGCTCACCCAAGGGATGGTGCAAAACACCGCCTACAAAAACCCCAAGACAGGTAAATATGTCGCCAGCGCCGACGTTGCCGATCCCCAAAACCCGGTGGACCCAGCAACCGGCGACCCCCTAGAGGTCTTCTACGAGAAGATGTCTAAGTCCAAGTACAACGGGGTAGACCCGAAGGACGTGCTGGCTAAGTACGGAGCCGACACCGCCCGTATGTTTATCCTGTTCAAAGCGCCCCCCGAAAAAGACTTGGAGTGGGATGATGCCGACGTAGAAGGCCAGTTCCGCTTCCTCAACCGCGTGTGGCGCAGTGTGACCGAATTCATTGGCGCTGGATCTGCTAATGCGCAGGCCCCTGTGCCTCTACCAGAGGGCCTGTCGAAGGCTGAAAAAGACCTGCGCCGCGCTATCCATATCGCCATCAAAGAAGTCACTGAAGACGTTGAAGGCGAGTACCAGTTCAACACTGCTGTCTCAGAGCTGATGAAGCTCAACAACGCCCTCAGTGATGCCTCCTGCAAAGACTCACCCGTTTACGCTGAGGGGATTGAGACTCTGGTGAAACTGCTGGCACCCTTTGCCCCCCATGCTGCCGATGAGCTCTGGCAACAGATGGGCCAGGCTGGCTCAGTGCATCAGCAACCTTGGCCCCAAGCCGATCCCAATGCACTAATTGCCGACGAAATTACGCTGGTGATTCAAATCATGGGTAAGACTCGCGGCACCATTGAAGTGCCTGCTGATTCCGACAAGGCTGCCCTAGAGCAGTACGCGCGTGAGTCGGAAGTCGCTAAGCGCCATATCGAAGGCAAGGAAATTAAGAAGGTGATTGTCGTCCCTGGCAAGTTGGTAAACTTTGTTGTTGCTGGGTAG
- a CDS encoding leucyl aminopeptidase family protein, translating into MSGSIPIFLVDEAQLKNQHSESQAWLTASGFKGEPSTFSLVPDGQGGLGKVLVGKPKTVDTWVLGNLPQLLPPQDYHLADSWSDSEATQLYLGWQLGQYRFAQYKHAPKKPVAQLIPPKNADHLYVTAATEGTFLARDLINTPANDMGPAHLEARTLDIAGCFGADFQVITGEDLLSQNYPLIHAVGRADDQAPRLIDFRWGDLDAPKVTLVGKGVCFDSGGLDIKNASGMQYMKKDMGGAAQVLGLALMIMKLQLPIRLRVLIPAVSNSISSNSMRPLDVLPSRRGITVEVGNTDAEGRLVLADALWEAVSEEPELLIDCATLTGAARVALGTELPAVFSNHAETANALLEAGQAVDDLLWQLPLHQAYRPMLDSKVADISNISSASYGGSITAALFLQEFVKPTIPWIHIDVMAWNLRSLPGRPEGGEAMSMRALFELIRQRFGKK; encoded by the coding sequence TTGTCCGGCAGCATCCCCATCTTTCTCGTTGACGAAGCTCAGCTCAAAAATCAGCATTCTGAGAGCCAAGCTTGGTTAACAGCCTCTGGGTTTAAAGGTGAACCCAGCACGTTTAGCCTGGTTCCCGACGGGCAGGGAGGGCTCGGCAAGGTTCTAGTCGGTAAGCCAAAGACCGTGGATACCTGGGTTCTCGGCAACCTGCCCCAACTGCTGCCGCCGCAGGACTATCACCTGGCCGATAGCTGGTCTGACTCTGAAGCCACCCAGCTTTATCTAGGCTGGCAGCTAGGACAATATCGCTTTGCCCAGTACAAGCACGCCCCAAAAAAGCCGGTGGCCCAGCTGATACCCCCCAAAAACGCCGACCACCTATACGTCACTGCTGCGACAGAGGGGACTTTTTTAGCGCGAGATCTAATCAACACGCCAGCCAACGACATGGGCCCGGCTCATTTAGAAGCCCGCACCCTAGACATTGCTGGCTGCTTTGGAGCAGATTTCCAGGTGATTACCGGAGAAGATCTGCTGTCGCAGAACTATCCCCTAATTCATGCCGTGGGCCGGGCTGACGACCAAGCCCCCCGGCTGATTGACTTTCGCTGGGGCGATCTAGATGCTCCGAAAGTAACCCTGGTGGGCAAAGGCGTTTGCTTTGATAGCGGCGGTTTAGACATCAAAAACGCCAGCGGCATGCAGTACATGAAAAAGGACATGGGCGGAGCCGCTCAAGTACTGGGACTGGCGCTGATGATCATGAAGCTACAGCTGCCGATCCGCTTACGGGTGCTGATCCCAGCGGTTTCTAACAGCATCTCCTCCAACTCGATGCGGCCCTTGGATGTGCTGCCTTCTCGCCGAGGCATTACGGTGGAGGTCGGCAATACTGATGCTGAGGGCAGGCTGGTGCTGGCCGATGCGCTTTGGGAAGCCGTGAGTGAGGAGCCAGAACTGCTGATTGACTGCGCTACCCTCACCGGGGCTGCTCGGGTTGCCCTAGGAACCGAACTCCCCGCTGTTTTTTCAAACCATGCGGAGACCGCCAACGCCCTGCTAGAAGCAGGTCAGGCAGTGGACGATCTGCTCTGGCAACTGCCGCTACACCAGGCCTACCGCCCTATGCTCGACAGCAAAGTTGCCGATATTTCCAATATCTCCAGCGCCTCCTACGGCGGCTCAATTACAGCAGCCCTGTTTCTACAAGAGTTCGTAAAACCCACTATTCCCTGGATTCACATCGACGTGATGGCCTGGAACTTGCGATCGCTCCCCGGCAGACCCGAAGGCGGCGAGGCAATGAGCATGCGGGCGCTGTTTGAGCTGATCCGGCAGCGGTTTGGGAAGAAGTGA